One genomic segment of Cardinium endosymbiont of Philonthus spinipes includes these proteins:
- a CDS encoding IS256 family transposase, giving the protein MKRKETPKDGISKAIDVLIDSGVDLSTLFDQGGLLKQLSKRLVEKALESEMDSHLGYNKHARSDSENARNGLSSKQVITDHGVISVEVPRDRSSTFEPVLLPKRQTRIPGLDDKILSLYAKGMSLSDIQVQIQELYGAEVSESLISNITDSVIEDVKIWQNRPLESVYPIVFFDCFVVKVRQDKRIINKAVYVALGIDRSGIKDVLGLWMSENEGAKFWLGNLTELKNRGMNDMLIACTDNLPGMSEAIAAVYPKTDHQLCIIHQIRNSLQYVSYKHRKELVADLKPIYTAVTQEEALMALETFATKWDKQYPQIAKSWYANWDNLMIFLQYPNAIRRVIYTTNAVESVNSQFRRVTKNKRVFPNDIAVFKTLYLTINYMTRKWTTPIHNWSEAMAHFLIKFENRI; this is encoded by the coding sequence ATGAAAAGAAAAGAGACACCCAAAGACGGCATAAGCAAGGCTATAGACGTACTGATAGACTCAGGCGTAGACTTATCGACCCTATTTGACCAAGGCGGTTTACTCAAACAATTAAGTAAGCGTCTTGTAGAAAAAGCCTTAGAGTCAGAAATGGATAGCCATTTAGGCTATAACAAGCATGCTCGTAGTGATTCAGAAAATGCTCGTAATGGCTTATCCAGCAAGCAAGTTATCACTGATCATGGGGTTATATCGGTTGAAGTTCCAAGAGATAGATCCTCTACTTTTGAACCTGTTTTATTACCTAAACGCCAAACAAGAATTCCTGGTTTAGATGATAAGATCTTATCTTTATACGCTAAAGGTATGAGCCTATCAGATATTCAGGTTCAAATACAGGAATTATATGGTGCAGAAGTTAGTGAAAGCCTGATAAGTAACATCACAGATTCTGTTATTGAAGATGTTAAGATATGGCAAAATCGCCCATTAGAATCAGTCTATCCTATTGTTTTTTTTGATTGTTTTGTAGTTAAAGTTAGACAAGATAAACGTATCATCAACAAGGCAGTCTATGTTGCTTTAGGTATAGATAGATCTGGCATAAAGGATGTTTTAGGGCTGTGGATGAGTGAAAATGAAGGAGCTAAATTTTGGTTAGGTAATTTAACAGAACTCAAAAATCGGGGTATGAACGATATGCTCATTGCATGTACAGATAACTTGCCAGGTATGTCTGAGGCAATCGCTGCTGTATACCCTAAAACAGATCACCAACTCTGTATTATTCACCAAATTAGGAATAGTCTGCAGTATGTGTCCTATAAACATAGAAAGGAATTAGTTGCTGATTTAAAGCCAATTTATACAGCAGTTACTCAAGAAGAAGCCCTGATGGCATTAGAAACTTTTGCTACTAAATGGGATAAACAATACCCACAAATAGCCAAGTCTTGGTATGCTAACTGGGATAATCTGATGATATTTTTACAATATCCTAACGCCATACGTAGAGTCATTTACACAACCAATGCCGTGGAATCTGTAAATAGCCAATTTCGTAGAGTTACCAAAAATAAAAGAGTGTTCCCTAACGATATAGCTGTGTTTAAAACATTATATTTAACTATTAACTATATGACCAGAAAATGGACCACGCCTATCCATAATTGGAGTGAGGCTATGGCTCATTTTTTAATTAAATTTGAAAATAGAATCTAA
- a CDS encoding N-acetylmuramoyl-L-alanine amidase: MLADVVKNDYLRDMDRYPLKHGESGETTNRETGKCNTFNYRFKKIGPDEKDRLYGEAYPIYLVQHHTVAKFERTVDIFTQEKSTVSAHYVIDTNGSVYRFVSDLYRAYHESVF; this comes from the coding sequence ATGTTAGCAGATGTAGTAAAGAATGATTACCTACGTGATATGGATAGATATCCCTTAAAACATGGAGAAAGTGGGGAGACAACCAACCGAGAAACAGGAAAGTGTAACACTTTTAACTATAGATTCAAAAAAATTGGTCCCGATGAGAAAGATAGACTATATGGGGAAGCATATCCTATATATCTCGTGCAACATCATACAGTTGCAAAATTCGAGCGTACTGTTGATATATTTACACAAGAAAAATCTACGGTATCTGCTCATTATGTTATTGACACTAATGGGAGTGTGTATCGTTTTGTTTCGGATCTTTACAGAGCTTATCACGAGTCTGTCTTTTAA
- a CDS encoding recombinase family protein yields MGAFAEFERSLILERQREGIALAKAKNAYKGRKPCMNQEQIEKLHSLVQSGIQKTKLAQQFGVSRDTLYKYLRKDS; encoded by the coding sequence ATGGGGGCTTTTGCAGAATTCGAACGTTCGCTGATACTGGAAAGGCAAAGAGAAGGGATTGCACTAGCTAAAGCTAAAAATGCCTATAAAGGACGCAAGCCTTGTATGAATCAAGAACAAATCGAAAAACTTCATTCCTTAGTTCAATCTGGAATACAAAAAACAAAATTGGCCCAACAATTTGGTGTCAGCAGGGATACGTTATATAAGTATTTAAGGAAGGATTCCTAA
- a CDS encoding baseplate J/gp47 family protein produces the protein MNIQKKLNILFAGRGTCHTERLLPELVDNNLLISDRQFSDHLRFLYLYTDLLAYYDNNNQRIDQNVWRKFLEQDDTVIRSLILHTNIDTLKKNIHKHFLTLRRNPTGIADNEAMYNILVVAQDLIILLDYWYKNLSNEDVVRAKLDTIIHEEINTNLSKIYKVLQQHRKVSSIQSFIDFSVFLYQKCHNTSLWRLKTDLIYDEINGAEPNDEQVIDSFDDFFDAVFNTIYKLKELAASDYFDTLSSQNKEPHVALLIAFLELLQYADAHLNHIPQRTLDHYYRHVLKFNNNPSMPDQAYVHFLPSPNQSFAFVPEGSRLVAKNPVNGEDILFETKSNITVNKAKIAQINTLLITKKFDKEGYKTVELATTTYDSQLLQALPFELFPNPNHSEIAKIQSNEQLAVLVGSPLFYLAEGMRTIHIKWKFTFESFQVLLNRNPNKKILAAAFLKQVAGMLHTMSHIQITTKDGWFSIPEESVALEFMEEARCLHMTISLNTETPPIDRLPAEYKGGVVNPGTPTVSVGVQNEASLTGLYLLNGLILETIDLKVSVQGYRGLVLQNQLGIIDNSQIFEPFGPLAKLDSSFYIGSGEIFSKNLTDLKIHIKWDSIPTLDGGFKAYYDAYPTKVNNEDFKVNIAYLNHQHWNPFYGQNRQIIPLFQVTKSNKGSEQLDGLRTISDIDVAALRITKANHPLDVSVYGPKTVAGFLKLQLCGPEQAFGHAIYPSLMSSVLLQNAQKKKGEAITVLHEPYTPRIKAITVDYEAEESMVLTSPPGEEEEKYLNSFFHISSFGYLKTFPSKLAAPATLLPLVEQRESFIAFGIEDLNSSHLSMHVAIGENNPDQETQQPKWFYLSDNIWLPFEEAIVVDGTNGLSKSGIMIFDLSNLPSQVNSNNTRMTPGLTWIKAQFMDKKKALSTIVGVYMQAVAVSRVMDKNGVFSAPVLPAKAIQELQHPIEGIEGVQQPFQTFGGRQFENHQAFYRRVSERLRHKNRAISVWDYERMVLEKFPEIFKVKCINHTAKSGHNMISPGHITLVVMAKADSNLGMPFVSRQLLTEIKSYIQSVSTPFLKCEVTNPIYEDVKVNVTVKFKPGYEKGLFLNLLYQDLHNFFSPWLFHPSADVQLGGNIPTSKIIDFINNRYYVEGIGNFSILKYSGKPPDLKLDKVTTYDSHLFAGYPWSVMVSSKNHKISVVDKFDAAVKLRHGSIGDMAISEDFIVGPWERSKEEEFIPCVDKDTPIPILEEYCLITKKYIRTEHGNH, from the coding sequence ATGAATATTCAAAAAAAACTTAATATTTTATTTGCCGGAAGAGGTACCTGCCATACTGAACGATTATTACCTGAATTGGTAGACAACAACCTGTTGATTAGTGACCGACAATTTAGTGATCACCTCCGATTCCTCTACTTATATACTGATTTGCTCGCTTATTATGATAATAATAATCAACGAATAGACCAAAATGTCTGGCGAAAGTTTTTAGAGCAGGATGATACCGTTATACGCTCCCTTATTCTACATACCAATATCGATACTTTAAAAAAAAATATCCATAAACATTTTTTAACACTACGCAGAAACCCTACAGGAATTGCAGATAACGAGGCTATGTATAACATCTTGGTGGTGGCACAAGATTTAATCATATTGCTCGATTATTGGTATAAAAACCTATCCAATGAAGATGTAGTTCGAGCAAAATTGGATACCATTATACATGAAGAAATCAATACCAACCTTAGTAAAATATATAAGGTACTACAACAACACCGTAAAGTCAGCTCTATTCAATCCTTTATAGATTTTTCTGTTTTTCTCTATCAAAAATGCCACAATACTTCCTTATGGCGCTTAAAAACAGATCTGATTTATGATGAAATAAATGGTGCGGAGCCTAATGATGAACAAGTTATCGATAGCTTTGATGACTTTTTTGACGCTGTGTTCAATACCATTTATAAACTAAAAGAGTTGGCTGCTAGTGACTATTTCGATACGCTTTCCTCTCAAAATAAAGAGCCGCATGTGGCACTTTTGATTGCTTTTCTAGAGCTACTGCAGTATGCAGATGCCCATCTTAACCACATTCCACAAAGAACACTAGACCACTATTATAGGCATGTCCTGAAATTCAATAACAATCCTTCTATGCCGGATCAGGCTTATGTCCATTTTTTGCCTAGTCCCAATCAATCCTTTGCTTTTGTACCAGAAGGAAGCCGTTTGGTGGCTAAAAATCCAGTTAACGGAGAGGATATTTTATTTGAAACGAAAAGTAATATAACGGTCAATAAGGCTAAGATTGCTCAGATTAATACCCTATTGATTACTAAAAAATTTGATAAAGAAGGATATAAAACAGTTGAATTGGCTACTACTACCTATGATAGCCAGTTATTACAAGCGCTTCCTTTTGAATTGTTCCCTAACCCTAACCATAGTGAAATAGCTAAAATACAGTCGAACGAACAGTTGGCTGTATTGGTGGGTTCACCATTATTTTACCTTGCTGAAGGTATGCGGACCATTCATATAAAGTGGAAGTTTACCTTTGAATCTTTTCAGGTATTGCTCAATCGCAATCCAAATAAAAAAATCCTCGCTGCAGCTTTTTTAAAGCAGGTGGCAGGTATGCTGCATACCATGTCACATATACAAATTACTACTAAAGATGGATGGTTCAGCATCCCAGAAGAGTCTGTAGCATTGGAATTTATGGAGGAAGCACGTTGCCTACATATGACCATATCCTTAAATACAGAAACACCCCCAATAGATAGGTTGCCTGCTGAATACAAAGGCGGCGTAGTCAATCCTGGAACCCCCACTGTATCTGTTGGTGTACAGAATGAAGCCTCATTAACTGGTTTGTATCTCTTAAATGGGTTAATCCTTGAAACAATAGATCTAAAGGTTAGTGTGCAGGGATATCGTGGATTAGTGCTTCAAAATCAGCTGGGCATTATTGATAATAGTCAAATCTTTGAACCTTTTGGCCCGTTAGCCAAATTGGATAGTAGTTTTTATATAGGCAGCGGAGAAATCTTCTCTAAGAATCTAACAGATTTAAAAATACATATCAAATGGGATAGCATTCCTACACTAGACGGAGGTTTTAAGGCCTATTATGATGCCTATCCTACCAAGGTAAATAATGAAGACTTTAAGGTCAATATTGCTTACTTAAATCACCAACATTGGAATCCATTTTATGGCCAGAATAGGCAAATTATTCCTCTTTTTCAGGTTACAAAAAGTAATAAGGGCAGCGAGCAATTAGATGGCCTGAGAACCATTAGTGATATTGATGTGGCTGCATTACGGATCACTAAAGCAAACCATCCATTAGATGTTTCTGTTTATGGCCCAAAAACTGTAGCCGGATTTTTAAAATTACAACTATGTGGGCCAGAGCAAGCTTTTGGTCATGCCATCTATCCTAGCCTGATGAGCAGTGTACTGCTGCAAAATGCTCAGAAAAAGAAAGGCGAAGCAATAACTGTATTGCACGAGCCCTACACTCCTCGTATTAAAGCTATTACAGTTGATTACGAGGCAGAAGAGTCTATGGTACTCACTTCTCCTCCTGGGGAAGAGGAGGAAAAGTATTTAAATAGCTTTTTTCATATTTCTTCTTTTGGTTATTTAAAGACATTTCCCAGTAAATTGGCAGCTCCAGCTACATTGTTACCATTGGTAGAACAGAGAGAGTCATTTATAGCTTTTGGCATAGAAGATCTCAATAGTAGCCATCTCTCTATGCATGTAGCGATTGGTGAAAATAACCCAGACCAGGAAACCCAGCAACCAAAATGGTTTTATCTGTCTGATAATATTTGGTTACCCTTTGAGGAGGCGATTGTGGTAGATGGAACCAATGGACTATCTAAATCAGGCATTATGATTTTTGATTTATCTAATTTACCCAGCCAGGTCAATAGCAATAATACCCGTATGACTCCTGGATTAACCTGGATCAAAGCACAGTTCATGGATAAAAAAAAGGCGCTGTCTACCATAGTGGGCGTCTATATGCAAGCGGTTGCTGTCTCAAGGGTTATGGATAAAAATGGTGTTTTTTCTGCGCCTGTATTGCCTGCAAAAGCGATTCAAGAGCTCCAGCACCCTATAGAGGGCATTGAAGGCGTTCAACAACCCTTTCAAACCTTTGGCGGAAGGCAGTTCGAAAATCATCAAGCTTTTTACAGGCGGGTCAGTGAGCGGTTAAGGCATAAAAATAGAGCCATATCAGTGTGGGATTACGAACGCATGGTTCTTGAAAAATTTCCAGAAATCTTCAAAGTAAAATGCATCAATCATACCGCAAAAAGTGGACATAATATGATCAGTCCTGGTCATATAACCCTTGTGGTCATGGCTAAAGCAGATTCTAATCTAGGCATGCCCTTTGTTAGTAGGCAGCTGTTGACTGAAATTAAAAGCTATATACAAAGTGTGAGCACGCCATTTCTAAAATGTGAAGTAACCAACCCTATTTATGAAGATGTTAAAGTTAACGTTACTGTTAAGTTTAAGCCCGGATATGAAAAAGGATTGTTCTTAAATCTACTCTACCAAGATTTGCATAACTTTTTTTCTCCATGGTTATTTCATCCATCAGCGGATGTGCAATTAGGTGGCAATATACCTACTTCTAAGATTATAGACTTCATTAATAACCGTTATTATGTAGAAGGCATAGGAAATTTTTCTATATTGAAGTATTCTGGTAAGCCCCCAGACTTAAAGTTAGATAAGGTAACGACCTATGATAGTCATTTGTTTGCCGGTTATCCATGGTCTGTTATGGTTTCTTCCAAAAATCATAAGATATCTGTTGTGGATAAATTCGATGCTGCTGTGAAATTGCGTCATGGTAGCATAGGCGATATGGCTATTTCTGAAGACTTTATAGTAGGTCCATGGGAGCGTTCTAAAGAAGAGGAATTTATACCATGTGTAGATAAAGATACACCCATACCAATTTTAGAAGAATATTGTTTAATCACTAAAAAATATATTAGAACCGAGCATGGCAATCACTAG
- a CDS encoding adhesin → MAITSREALKKSFEKGSIPTQRDFEDLIDSMFHKQDDKIISQDNGLSLSPKGSSSKLITFFNNLNDFKPTWSIEQYPKNTPDFGFNLVDKQGESKLLIQPNGYVGIGTTNPSERLTVNGNISMHGRRGTYASGTVPGDGNWYSITPPLNACHAFEVIAKIGKQGRGLYAMTHAIALSTFGDSSNKIHAVKAYYGSFRNKINLRWAGDTFNYTLQIRTQRDYGEGSLIKYYVTDLWWEEEEYEVVHQ, encoded by the coding sequence ATGGCAATCACTAGTAGAGAGGCACTAAAGAAAAGCTTTGAAAAAGGATCTATCCCTACCCAACGTGATTTTGAGGATTTAATAGACTCAATGTTTCACAAACAAGATGATAAGATTATTTCTCAAGATAATGGCTTAAGTTTGTCCCCTAAAGGGAGCTCGTCTAAGTTGATAACCTTTTTCAATAATTTGAATGACTTTAAGCCTACTTGGAGTATTGAACAATATCCCAAAAATACCCCAGATTTTGGATTTAATCTTGTCGATAAACAAGGGGAGAGTAAGCTGCTTATTCAACCGAATGGATATGTTGGTATAGGTACAACCAATCCATCTGAAAGGTTAACCGTAAATGGTAACATCAGTATGCATGGACGCAGGGGTACTTATGCTAGTGGAACAGTGCCTGGTGATGGCAATTGGTATAGTATTACCCCTCCGTTAAATGCATGCCATGCATTTGAAGTAATCGCCAAAATTGGTAAGCAGGGGCGTGGTTTATATGCGATGACCCACGCTATAGCATTAAGTACGTTTGGAGACTCCAGCAACAAAATTCATGCTGTAAAAGCCTATTATGGCAGTTTTAGAAATAAAATTAATTTGCGTTGGGCAGGTGATACCTTTAACTACACGCTACAAATAAGAACCCAACGTGATTATGGAGAAGGCAGCCTGATTAAATATTATGTGACCGATTTATGGTGGGAAGAAGAAGAGTATGAGGTGGTGCATCAATAG
- a CDS encoding type B 50S ribosomal protein L31, translated as MKKEIHPEYRPVVFLDTSSGAKFMTRSTIATSETIEWEDKKTYPLFKVEVSYVSHPFYTGKKIFVDTAGRIERFNQKYKKKNTAIPTNS; from the coding sequence ATGAAAAAAGAGATTCATCCGGAATATAGGCCAGTTGTTTTTTTGGATACTTCTAGTGGTGCCAAGTTTATGACCCGTTCTACTATAGCTACCTCAGAAACCATTGAGTGGGAGGATAAAAAAACATATCCTTTATTTAAAGTGGAAGTTAGCTACGTTTCCCATCCTTTTTACACAGGTAAGAAAATTTTCGTAGATACAGCGGGCAGGATTGAGCGTTTCAATCAAAAGTACAAAAAGAAAAATACTGCTATTCCAACAAACTCATAA
- a CDS encoding DNA polymerase III subunit delta has protein sequence MQFAAIPEHHAFKSTLIRMAVTGKVAHAQLFIGPAGSANLALALAFATYLNCSSRQEDDACGSCFSCVSMAQFTHPDLQLVFPKKANNTISEAQSAYLETFRNCLKENPFLTLEEWTAAMHYDGKQCQISRQEASNIIQQLGLKPFIGGYKIVCIWLPEYLHHTAANALLKTLEEPPLGTVFLLVSSSGEKVLSTIRSRSQQHTIPPCSQEAIQQLLQHKYSDLDLHRCKEIAFLAQGNVSKAFQLVGQSVEDHFERFSHWMRSCYSGDLIKLVAQSEAFYKLSVDAQKSFLAYALQLIRVTLLGKLECPVLPIHLPAEETFSKKFGLNVTMNQLKEIIAQLMQACYCLERNANAKMVYAHASIQIVNAFGAV, from the coding sequence ATGCAATTTGCAGCGATACCTGAGCACCATGCTTTTAAAAGCACCTTAATAAGAATGGCGGTTACAGGTAAGGTAGCTCATGCGCAGCTTTTTATAGGTCCTGCTGGTTCTGCAAATCTTGCTTTGGCATTGGCTTTTGCTACTTATTTAAATTGCAGCTCCCGTCAGGAAGATGATGCTTGTGGGTCTTGCTTTTCTTGTGTCAGTATGGCGCAGTTCACTCACCCAGATTTGCAATTGGTATTTCCTAAAAAGGCAAATAATACGATTTCGGAAGCGCAATCAGCTTATTTAGAAACCTTTCGAAATTGTCTTAAGGAGAATCCTTTTTTGACCCTAGAGGAGTGGACTGCTGCCATGCATTATGATGGCAAACAGTGTCAAATTAGTAGGCAAGAGGCTAGTAACATCATTCAGCAACTTGGCTTAAAACCTTTTATTGGGGGGTATAAAATCGTCTGCATATGGCTACCAGAGTATCTGCATCATACAGCGGCTAATGCACTGTTGAAAACCTTGGAAGAGCCGCCTCTAGGAACGGTCTTTTTATTGGTTAGCTCCAGTGGGGAAAAGGTTTTGTCTACCATTAGGTCCCGTAGCCAACAGCATACCATTCCTCCTTGTTCCCAGGAGGCGATTCAGCAACTGCTGCAGCATAAATATAGCGATTTAGATTTGCATCGATGTAAAGAAATAGCATTTTTGGCGCAAGGTAATGTATCTAAAGCTTTTCAGTTGGTCGGGCAAAGTGTTGAGGATCACTTTGAACGTTTTAGCCATTGGATGCGTAGTTGTTATAGTGGTGATTTGATCAAGCTAGTGGCACAATCTGAAGCATTTTATAAACTATCTGTTGATGCACAAAAAAGTTTTCTTGCTTATGCATTGCAGCTGATTAGGGTTACTTTATTGGGCAAGTTGGAGTGCCCAGTTCTGCCTATCCATTTGCCTGCTGAAGAAACCTTTAGCAAAAAGTTTGGCCTCAATGTGACCATGAACCAATTGAAAGAGATTATCGCACAGTTGATGCAGGCTTGTTATTGTTTAGAACGAAATGCCAATGCAAAAATGGTTTATGCCCATGCATCTATTCAAATCGTCAATGCTTTTGGTGCTGTTTAG
- a CDS encoding RecQ family ATP-dependent DNA helicase encodes MDKIYDLLSKHWGYHAFRPLQEAIITAILDGKDALVFLPTGSGKSLCFQLPALCKEGLTLVVTPLIALMKDQVTQLAQRGIHAEAIFSGMSSLEIERSLDNCVYGNVKLLYVSPERLQTDLFKLRAPNMSITTLVVDEAHCISQWGYDFRPSYLEIAHFKQMIPKANTVAFTATATKAVKQDIQDRLQLNHPLLFTQTFHRPNLVYWVRKTEQKETQLLKALQQSTGPAIIYVNTRKKTETIATFLHNNGITSAFYHAGLTMADRAMKQALWSANKVRTMVATAAFGMGIDKADVSLVAHLDLPASLEAYCQEAGRAGRNNAIAYAILWYDLQDIAHLKQKWKESYPTIDQVRKVYQHLVNYYKIAVGSHAFVTYDFDLEDFKNTTGLYTKEAYYGLKALESEGFIQLNEAYYQPSRVYFLLSREALYAFQLRHPAYDICIKALLRLYGGTLFTPYCTIFEKKIAQLIQITAYKVQDQLYALHRLKVLEYLPQKANAQITFLTPRYLAAELPLPVHKIEQKNKTAYQQIEAVIQYVTNNRRCRLATLLDYFDEDESICHQCDICKRKAAETIDHSTMAARRNYIINAIKHGKQDLKKLIASVAPEKEKALLDTIRTMLDAKEIYYENPGQLQISLAKQHQKH; translated from the coding sequence ATGGACAAAATTTATGACCTACTAAGCAAACATTGGGGGTATCATGCTTTTAGACCCCTTCAAGAAGCCATCATCACGGCCATTCTAGACGGCAAAGATGCATTGGTTTTTTTACCTACTGGTAGCGGGAAGTCACTTTGTTTTCAACTACCAGCCTTGTGCAAAGAAGGGCTAACCCTTGTCGTTACGCCACTTATTGCGCTTATGAAGGACCAAGTTACCCAACTTGCTCAGAGGGGTATTCATGCAGAAGCCATTTTCTCGGGGATGTCTAGTTTAGAAATAGAACGCAGCCTAGATAACTGTGTATATGGTAACGTAAAGTTATTGTATGTATCCCCAGAACGATTGCAAACCGATCTTTTTAAGCTTCGTGCACCTAACATGTCTATTACTACCCTGGTAGTAGATGAAGCCCACTGCATTTCCCAATGGGGATATGATTTTAGACCTTCTTATCTAGAAATTGCCCACTTTAAGCAAATGATTCCCAAGGCCAATACAGTGGCCTTTACAGCTACTGCCACAAAAGCGGTTAAACAGGATATTCAAGATCGTTTGCAACTGAACCATCCACTCCTTTTTACACAAACTTTTCATAGACCCAATCTAGTCTACTGGGTACGCAAAACAGAACAAAAAGAAACACAACTGCTCAAGGCACTACAACAGTCCACTGGACCAGCTATCATCTATGTAAACACACGCAAAAAAACAGAAACCATTGCTACTTTTTTGCATAACAATGGCATCACCAGTGCATTTTACCATGCTGGCCTAACCATGGCAGATAGAGCTATGAAACAAGCGCTATGGAGCGCAAATAAAGTACGAACTATGGTGGCTACCGCAGCATTTGGTATGGGGATTGATAAAGCAGATGTTTCTTTAGTAGCCCACCTAGACCTACCTGCTTCCTTAGAAGCCTATTGCCAAGAAGCAGGCAGAGCTGGTCGGAACAACGCCATAGCTTATGCTATTCTTTGGTATGATTTACAAGATATTGCCCATTTAAAACAAAAGTGGAAAGAAAGTTATCCCACTATTGACCAAGTAAGAAAGGTCTACCAACATCTAGTTAACTACTATAAAATCGCAGTAGGTTCCCATGCTTTTGTAACCTATGATTTTGACTTAGAGGATTTTAAGAACACAACTGGGCTTTACACAAAAGAAGCCTATTATGGGCTAAAAGCATTAGAATCAGAAGGGTTTATACAGCTCAATGAAGCCTATTACCAACCATCTAGAGTCTATTTTCTACTATCCAGAGAAGCGTTATATGCATTTCAGCTCCGCCATCCTGCTTATGATATATGCATCAAAGCGCTTTTAAGGCTCTATGGTGGTACACTTTTTACACCATATTGTACCATCTTTGAAAAAAAGATAGCCCAGTTGATCCAGATTACAGCATACAAGGTGCAAGACCAATTATATGCTTTGCATCGGCTAAAGGTGTTGGAGTACCTTCCACAAAAAGCCAATGCACAAATTACTTTTTTAACACCACGCTATCTTGCTGCTGAACTGCCCTTACCAGTTCATAAAATCGAGCAAAAAAACAAAACAGCTTATCAACAAATAGAAGCAGTTATACAATACGTTACCAATAACCGGCGTTGTCGGCTGGCCACATTATTAGATTATTTTGATGAAGATGAATCGATCTGCCACCAATGCGATATTTGTAAACGAAAAGCAGCTGAAACGATAGATCATAGCACTATGGCTGCAAGACGCAATTACATTATAAACGCCATTAAGCATGGTAAACAGGATCTTAAAAAACTAATAGCGTCGGTTGCCCCTGAAAAAGAAAAAGCACTATTAGATACTATAAGAACGATGCTAGACGCAAAAGAAATATACTATGAGAACCCTGGCCAGCTACAAATCAGCTTGGCTAAACAGCACCAAAAGCATTGA
- a CDS encoding DnaJ domain-containing protein yields the protein MQLRNFFLYGLISASAIAIGYIILTYTTPKVSHSQESKNNHKTDATLYAHEIDEAYKTLGIHKHASYEEARQAFNKLARKYHPDKNLEKQHNCAAEFDKVKKAWDLIGPRLKRHQPD from the coding sequence ATGCAATTACGAAATTTTTTTCTTTATGGGCTAATCTCGGCATCAGCTATAGCAATTGGTTATATAATCCTTACATATACCACTCCGAAAGTTAGCCATTCCCAGGAGTCAAAGAACAATCATAAAACAGATGCTACCCTCTATGCACACGAAATAGATGAAGCATATAAAACCTTAGGGATTCATAAACATGCCTCATATGAAGAGGCAAGGCAGGCTTTCAATAAACTAGCTAGAAAGTATCATCCAGATAAGAACCTAGAAAAACAGCACAATTGTGCTGCTGAATTCGATAAAGTAAAAAAAGCATGGGATTTAATAGGACCACGCCTAAAGCGTCACCAACCCGATTAA